The Sphingomonas sp. genome has a window encoding:
- a CDS encoding TonB-dependent receptor domain-containing protein, with protein sequence MKAILTSQLRLGGASLIALVAMGMASAASAQTTADPVPAAEVPQADATPQADQNDQIVVTGSRIVASGFTAATPTTVIGAEQIAANAQPNLFNTIAQLPSLQGSTGSSTGTFSTSSGTQGLSSFSLRGLGPIRTLTLLDGQRVAAANVSGVPDISLFPQLLVKRVDVVNGGASATYGSDAVGGVVNFITDTRFTGFKANVQGGITTYGDNKQILAQGAWGGAFAGDKLHLIVSGEYAHDGGVGPGDFGTDLARSRDWYKATTLLNTGITNNGSPQLVYSDYAQPYQYARYGLINNGPLQGIAFDVNGNPYNFQYGSNGQPLGNGRVSNCYPGNSFCVGGDLTGAPGSGASLVSKLQRVVGYTRIGYDFAPGNEFYGTLNIGQVKTNNQPSPGYNRPNLTVQCANPYLPQLVRDRCATAGITQFNFGTSNGAFPDPQVYTDRRQYRGVLGAKGKFSAAGGEWNYDAYYEHGVTIADINVHDIVLQNRYVAATNAIALNGAIVCADPVARAAGCQPINVFGGFAPSASALAYVTPAAGPYQHTKLTQDVVSANISGNLFDLWAGPLSIAVGGEYRREFYRVNADPYGAGATTPNSSAYPADPLLNQAQGSNWAAGNYKNGNGKYSVYEFSAEANLPLLDSESLGRANLNGAARYTHYSTSGSVWAWKIGGTWATPIDGIRLRAVTSRDVRAPNLSELFAAPTVTTLPNFNDPFRNVAVQAFQNTVGNPNLKPEIARNTEVGITLANPHWLPGLSLSFDYYTIKLGGVVSTLSPDQIVRFCFEGNQAFCGGFVLNSPTQGGNFINVQPFNLASWKTSGFDIEASYRWQRPLGLPGNFTVRALGTHVNEFLVRAGIAGVATQDNAGANTGATPDWKWLAVQTYDTDTFSLLVQERWFSDGVFSNQYIECQSGCPVSTGNYTTVSRNFMPGAFYVDVGGSYKVTRGLEGYFKVDNLFNVDPAPSPQTNTGLDVNPALYDTIGRTYRIGVRLNF encoded by the coding sequence ATGAAAGCCATTCTCACGTCGCAGCTGCGCCTTGGCGGCGCGAGCCTGATCGCGCTCGTGGCCATGGGAATGGCCAGCGCGGCCAGCGCCCAGACCACGGCCGACCCTGTGCCCGCCGCCGAAGTGCCGCAGGCCGACGCGACCCCGCAGGCGGACCAGAACGACCAGATCGTCGTCACCGGGTCGCGCATCGTCGCCAGCGGCTTCACCGCGGCGACGCCGACCACGGTGATCGGTGCCGAGCAGATTGCCGCCAACGCGCAGCCCAACCTGTTCAACACCATCGCCCAGCTGCCGTCGCTGCAGGGCTCGACCGGCTCGTCGACCGGCACGTTCAGTACCTCCAGCGGCACGCAGGGCCTCAGCTCCTTCTCGCTGCGCGGACTGGGGCCGATCCGCACCCTGACCCTGCTCGACGGGCAGCGCGTCGCCGCCGCGAACGTCAGCGGTGTGCCGGACATCAGCCTGTTCCCGCAGCTGCTGGTCAAGCGCGTCGACGTGGTCAATGGCGGCGCCTCGGCCACCTATGGCTCGGACGCGGTCGGCGGCGTGGTCAACTTCATCACCGATACCCGCTTCACCGGCTTCAAGGCCAATGTACAGGGCGGCATCACCACCTATGGCGACAACAAGCAGATCCTGGCGCAGGGCGCCTGGGGCGGCGCCTTCGCCGGCGACAAGCTGCATCTGATCGTCAGCGGCGAATATGCCCATGACGGCGGCGTCGGCCCCGGCGACTTCGGTACCGACCTCGCGCGCAGCCGCGACTGGTACAAGGCGACGACGCTGCTCAACACCGGCATCACCAACAATGGTTCGCCGCAGCTCGTCTACAGCGACTATGCGCAGCCTTACCAATATGCGCGCTACGGCCTGATCAACAACGGTCCGCTCCAGGGCATCGCCTTCGATGTCAACGGCAACCCGTACAATTTCCAGTACGGCTCGAACGGCCAGCCCCTTGGCAACGGCCGGGTGAGCAACTGCTATCCGGGCAACAGCTTCTGCGTCGGCGGCGACCTCACCGGCGCCCCGGGCTCGGGCGCGTCGCTCGTCTCCAAGCTCCAGCGCGTCGTCGGCTATACGCGGATCGGCTATGACTTCGCCCCGGGCAACGAGTTTTACGGCACGCTCAACATCGGCCAGGTCAAGACCAACAATCAGCCGAGCCCGGGCTATAACCGCCCGAACCTCACCGTGCAGTGCGCCAACCCCTATCTTCCGCAGCTGGTCCGCGACCGCTGCGCGACGGCGGGCATCACCCAGTTCAACTTCGGCACCAGCAACGGCGCCTTCCCCGATCCGCAGGTCTATACCGATCGTCGCCAGTATCGCGGCGTGCTGGGTGCCAAGGGCAAGTTCTCGGCCGCGGGCGGCGAATGGAACTACGACGCCTATTACGAGCATGGCGTGACGATCGCGGACATCAACGTCCACGATATCGTGCTGCAGAACCGCTATGTTGCCGCGACCAATGCGATTGCGCTCAACGGCGCGATCGTCTGCGCCGATCCGGTGGCACGCGCCGCGGGCTGCCAGCCGATCAACGTCTTCGGCGGCTTCGCGCCGTCGGCGTCGGCGCTCGCCTATGTGACGCCGGCAGCCGGACCGTACCAGCACACCAAGCTGACCCAGGACGTGGTGAGCGCCAATATCTCGGGCAATCTGTTCGATCTCTGGGCCGGTCCGCTCAGCATCGCGGTGGGCGGCGAATATCGCCGCGAATTCTACCGGGTGAACGCCGATCCGTACGGCGCCGGCGCGACCACCCCCAACAGCAGCGCCTATCCGGCGGATCCGCTGCTTAACCAGGCGCAGGGCAGCAACTGGGCCGCGGGCAACTACAAGAACGGCAACGGCAAATATTCCGTCTACGAGTTCTCCGCCGAAGCCAATCTGCCTCTGCTCGACAGCGAGAGTCTGGGCCGCGCCAATCTGAACGGCGCCGCGCGCTATACCCATTACAGCACCTCGGGTTCGGTCTGGGCGTGGAAGATTGGCGGCACCTGGGCGACGCCGATCGACGGCATCCGCCTGCGCGCGGTGACCTCGCGCGACGTCCGTGCGCCGAACCTTTCCGAGCTGTTCGCCGCGCCGACGGTGACCACGCTGCCCAACTTCAACGACCCGTTCCGCAACGTCGCGGTACAGGCGTTCCAGAACACGGTGGGCAATCCCAACCTCAAGCCCGAGATCGCGCGCAACACCGAAGTCGGCATCACCCTCGCCAATCCGCATTGGCTGCCGGGCCTCAGCCTGTCGTTCGACTATTACACGATCAAGCTGGGCGGCGTTGTCTCGACGCTGTCGCCGGACCAGATCGTCCGCTTCTGCTTCGAAGGCAACCAGGCTTTCTGCGGCGGCTTCGTGCTCAACAGCCCGACGCAGGGCGGCAATTTCATCAACGTCCAGCCGTTCAACCTGGCGAGCTGGAAGACCAGCGGTTTCGACATCGAGGCTAGCTATCGCTGGCAGCGCCCGCTGGGCCTGCCGGGCAACTTCACCGTCCGCGCGCTCGGCACGCATGTGAACGAGTTCCTTGTCCGCGCCGGCATCGCCGGGGTTGCGACGCAGGACAATGCCGGCGCCAATACCGGCGCGACGCCCGACTGGAAGTGGCTGGCCGTCCAGACCTACGACACCGACACGTTCAGCCTGCTTGTCCAGGAGCGCTGGTTCTCGGACGGGGTGTTCAGCAACCAGTATATCGAGTGCCAGAGCGGCTGCCCGGTCTCGACCGGCAACTACACGACGGTCAGCCGCAACTTCATGCCCGGTGCCTTCTATGTGGACGTCGGCGGCTCGTACAAGGTCACCCGCGGGCTGGAGGGCTATTTCAAGGTCGACAATCTGTTCAATGTCGATCCCGCCCCGTCGCCGCAGACCAACACCGGCCTCGACGTGAACCCCGCGCTCTACGACACGATCGGCCGCACCTATCGGATCGGCGTGCGCCTGAATTTCTGA
- a CDS encoding glycosyl hydrolase family 28-related protein, protein MDMRCFLAGLLVATSLTAPALAQHASVFPTAPDEPRAVTVKARGDGKADDTAAIQKALDDARDASRHGLVFLPSGRYRISRTLVVPAGVRVYGVGPTRPTILLGASTPGFQQGVSTMIIFGGDDQYAVGKVPVPVPNVVPRDKIVRDANSGTFYSSMSNVDIEIAEGNPGAAGVRFRMAQHAFLSHMEFRLGSAFAGVYQAGNVIEKVAFKGGRYGIVTEKTSPAWQFTLIDAQFDGQREAAIREHEVDLTLVNVAIRDTPVGIEIDRGYSDSLYGKDVRFERVSKAGVVISNEDSAFTQIGFDNAVAVDSPVFARFRDSGKTVAAKGRAYRVGAFSYGMKVPKLGEMGKTDLQAEIQPLASAPARRELAVRTLPPMAEWVNVRKLGVKGDGTTDDTAALQKAIDGNRVLYLPIGFYKVTDRLRLRPDSVLIGLHPATTQLYIPDDNPAHRGLGTVIPILETPQGGDNILSGLGLFTGRVNPRASAVLWRSGANSLMQDVKIMGGGGTPTADGKPLGSLQGRSGDPVAEGHWDAQYPSIWVTDNGGGTFTDVWSPNTFAQAGFYVSNTSTPGHVYEMSVEHHVRNEFVLDNVANWEFLAPQTEQEVGDGPDAVSLEIRNSRNLLFANYHGYRVTRSYHPAKSAVKLFNSSDIRFRNVHVNAESGFAACDDEGCGTFLRVSKYPFDNAIEDVTGKKLVREREFARLDVGAVERQVAEKPAPAKVEKLEDGFYSISGATVDAQGRLYFIDRRFQRIQRWTEAKGLEIIRDHALDPVNLAVDASGHLLVLSSLGAKGAAYSIDPDGPRDQLTRIEPTPISASAGARTLLPVNWWANGEFRDQLNQQTYQFTTMAELFAKEAIEPKTQAYVSPDGSVALPAFRVWQQGPIDHVGWRWSHALNANGLVGGKPGERLFVTNGSENITYTGTVGPAGTLINLKPFANRGGESVAVAPDGRVYVANGQVFVYGPDGKEVGRIDVPERPLQILFGGEGKRTLFILTHHALYAARP, encoded by the coding sequence ATGGATATGCGCTGCTTTCTGGCCGGTCTGCTCGTCGCAACTTCGCTCACCGCACCCGCGCTGGCGCAACATGCCTCGGTGTTCCCCACCGCGCCGGACGAGCCGCGTGCCGTGACGGTGAAGGCGCGCGGCGACGGCAAGGCCGATGATACGGCAGCGATCCAGAAGGCGCTCGACGACGCGCGCGATGCCTCGCGGCACGGCCTCGTCTTCCTGCCCTCGGGTCGCTACCGGATCAGCCGCACGCTGGTCGTGCCCGCAGGCGTGCGCGTCTACGGTGTCGGGCCGACACGGCCGACGATCCTGCTGGGTGCGAGCACGCCGGGCTTCCAGCAGGGCGTCTCGACGATGATCATATTCGGCGGCGACGATCAATATGCGGTCGGCAAGGTGCCGGTGCCCGTCCCCAATGTCGTGCCGCGCGACAAGATCGTGCGGGATGCCAATTCGGGCACCTTCTATTCGTCGATGAGCAATGTCGACATCGAGATCGCCGAAGGCAATCCCGGCGCGGCGGGCGTGCGCTTCCGCATGGCGCAGCACGCCTTTCTCAGCCACATGGAGTTCCGCCTCGGCAGCGCCTTTGCCGGGGTCTACCAGGCCGGCAACGTGATCGAGAAGGTGGCGTTCAAGGGCGGGCGCTACGGCATCGTCACCGAAAAGACCTCGCCCGCCTGGCAGTTCACGCTGATCGACGCGCAGTTCGACGGCCAGCGCGAGGCGGCGATCCGCGAGCATGAGGTGGACCTGACGCTGGTCAACGTCGCGATCCGCGACACGCCGGTGGGGATCGAGATCGACCGCGGCTATTCGGACTCGCTCTACGGCAAGGACGTGCGGTTCGAGCGCGTCTCCAAGGCGGGCGTGGTCATCTCCAACGAGGACAGCGCCTTCACCCAGATCGGCTTCGACAATGCAGTGGCGGTCGACAGCCCGGTCTTCGCCCGCTTCCGCGACAGCGGCAAGACGGTGGCGGCGAAGGGCAGGGCCTACCGGGTCGGCGCCTTCTCCTATGGCATGAAGGTGCCCAAGCTGGGCGAAATGGGGAAGACGGACCTCCAGGCGGAGATCCAGCCGCTGGCGAGCGCGCCTGCGCGGCGCGAACTGGCGGTGCGCACGCTGCCGCCGATGGCCGAGTGGGTCAATGTCCGCAAGCTGGGGGTGAAGGGCGACGGCACCACCGACGACACCGCCGCGCTGCAAAAGGCGATCGACGGCAACCGCGTGCTCTATCTGCCGATCGGCTTCTACAAGGTCACCGATCGCCTCAGACTGCGCCCCGACAGCGTGCTGATCGGTCTGCACCCGGCGACCACGCAGCTGTACATCCCCGACGACAACCCGGCGCATCGCGGGCTGGGCACGGTCATCCCGATCCTCGAGACCCCGCAGGGGGGCGACAACATCCTTTCGGGCCTTGGCCTGTTCACCGGCCGGGTGAACCCGCGCGCGTCCGCGGTGCTGTGGCGGTCGGGGGCGAACAGCCTGATGCAGGACGTCAAGATCATGGGCGGCGGCGGCACCCCCACTGCCGACGGCAAGCCGCTCGGCTCCCTGCAGGGGCGCAGTGGCGACCCTGTCGCCGAAGGGCACTGGGACGCGCAATATCCGAGCATCTGGGTGACCGACAATGGCGGCGGCACCTTCACCGATGTGTGGAGCCCCAACACCTTCGCCCAGGCCGGCTTCTACGTCAGCAACACCAGCACGCCGGGCCATGTCTACGAGATGTCGGTGGAGCATCATGTCCGCAACGAGTTCGTGCTCGACAATGTGGCGAACTGGGAGTTCCTCGCCCCGCAGACCGAGCAGGAAGTCGGCGACGGTCCCGACGCGGTGTCGTTGGAGATCCGCAACTCGCGCAATTTGCTGTTCGCCAACTATCATGGCTACCGCGTCACCCGCAGTTACCATCCGGCGAAGAGCGCGGTGAAGCTGTTCAACTCCTCGGACATCCGCTTCCGCAACGTCCATGTGAACGCCGAGAGCGGCTTCGCGGCGTGCGACGACGAGGGCTGCGGCACCTTCCTGCGCGTCAGCAAATATCCGTTCGACAATGCGATCGAGGACGTGACGGGCAAGAAACTGGTCCGCGAGCGTGAGTTCGCGCGGTTGGACGTGGGCGCGGTCGAGCGGCAGGTGGCAGAGAAGCCCGCTCCGGCCAAGGTCGAGAAGCTGGAGGACGGCTTCTACTCGATCTCGGGCGCGACGGTGGACGCGCAGGGCCGGCTCTACTTCATCGATCGCCGCTTCCAGCGCATCCAGCGCTGGACCGAGGCCAAGGGGCTGGAGATCATCCGCGACCATGCGCTCGATCCTGTGAACCTGGCGGTGGATGCCTCGGGGCATCTGCTGGTGCTCTCGTCGCTGGGCGCCAAGGGCGCGGCCTATTCGATCGATCCCGATGGCCCGCGCGACCAGCTGACCCGCATCGAGCCGACGCCAATCAGCGCGAGCGCGGGCGCCAGGACGCTGCTGCCGGTCAACTGGTGGGCGAACGGCGAATTCCGCGACCAGCTCAACCAGCAAACCTACCAGTTCACCACCATGGCCGAGCTGTTCGCCAAGGAAGCGATAGAGCCAAAGACACAGGCCTATGTCTCGCCCGACGGCAGCGTCGCGCTGCCCGCCTTCCGGGTGTGGCAGCAGGGGCCGATCGACCATGTCGGCTGGCGCTGGTCGCACGCGCTCAACGCCAACGGGCTGGTCGGCGGCAAGCCGGGCGAGCGGCTGTTCGTCACCAACGGGTCGGAGAACATCACCTACACCGGCACGGTGGGGCCGGCGGGCACGCTCATCAACCTCAAGCCCTTCGCCAATCGCGGCGGCGAGAGCGTCGCGGTGGCACCCGACGGCCGCGTCTATGTCGCGAACGGGCAGGTGTTCGTTTACGGCCCGGACGGCAAGGAAGTCGGCCGGATCGACGTGCCTGAGCGGCCGCTGCAGATTCTGTTCGGCGGGGAGGGGAAGCGCACGTTGTTCATCCTCACCCATCACGCGCTCTACGCCGCGCGCCCCTGA
- a CDS encoding gluconokinase, with amino-acid sequence MPMSDLPARSPAAAAVIVMGVSGSGKSTLGAMLAEALGCVFLEGDAFHSAEAVVKMRDGTPLTDADRWPWLDRIGSAVAASIDTCGVSVAACSALRRVYRDRLRAEIPGAVQFVLLEADRAQLLARMSSRPGHFMPTSLLDSQLETLERPQPDEGVLILPATLPPATLCDRVLAYLEQPALRA; translated from the coding sequence CTGCCCATGTCCGACCTGCCTGCCCGATCGCCTGCCGCTGCGGCCGTGATCGTGATGGGGGTCAGCGGCTCCGGCAAGTCGACGCTTGGCGCGATGCTCGCCGAGGCCTTAGGCTGCGTGTTTCTGGAGGGCGATGCCTTCCACTCCGCCGAAGCGGTGGTGAAGATGCGCGACGGCACCCCGCTCACCGATGCGGACCGCTGGCCCTGGCTCGATCGGATCGGATCGGCGGTGGCCGCGTCGATCGACACCTGCGGGGTGTCGGTCGCCGCCTGCTCGGCGCTGCGGCGCGTCTATCGCGACCGGCTGCGCGCCGAGATACCCGGCGCCGTGCAGTTCGTGCTGCTGGAGGCCGATCGCGCGCAGCTCCTCGCCCGCATGTCGTCGCGCCCGGGGCATTTCATGCCGACCAGCCTGCTCGACAGCCAGCTGGAGACGCTGGAGCGGCCGCAACCCGACGAGGGCGTGCTAATCCTGCCCGCGACCCTGCCCCCCGCCACACTGTGCGACCGCGTCCTCGCCTATCTGGAGCAGCCCGCACTCAGGGCATGA
- a CDS encoding FCD domain-containing protein — MNQPRLSDHAYAAIVELIKSEDLEVGARLPSEARLAEMCGVSRAIVREALVRLGSDGITEVRRGAGSFVKGRPSERLAAFMPLAELPATLGSYEVRFVLETEAARLAAVRRTAEQMAVLEAALADLRAALLSSAPAHVEDRELHRAIADATGNLAFQQAFDALWPDVEKVMQAGVDISRSRSADVIAVMLHEHEVIVDSIRAQDPERAALAMRWHLGEGRRRLMP; from the coding sequence GTGAACCAGCCGCGATTATCCGATCACGCCTACGCGGCGATCGTCGAACTCATCAAGTCGGAGGATCTCGAGGTCGGCGCGAGGCTGCCCTCGGAGGCACGGCTGGCCGAGATGTGCGGCGTCTCGCGCGCGATCGTCCGCGAGGCGCTGGTGCGGCTCGGCTCGGACGGAATCACCGAGGTGCGGCGAGGCGCCGGCTCGTTCGTGAAGGGGCGGCCGTCGGAGCGGCTGGCGGCGTTCATGCCGCTGGCCGAGCTGCCCGCGACGCTCGGCAGCTACGAAGTGCGCTTCGTGCTGGAGACGGAGGCGGCACGGCTCGCCGCCGTCCGGCGTACCGCCGAGCAGATGGCGGTGCTGGAAGCCGCGCTGGCGGACCTGCGCGCGGCGCTGCTCTCCAGTGCGCCGGCGCATGTCGAGGACCGCGAACTCCACCGCGCGATAGCCGATGCTACCGGCAATCTCGCCTTCCAGCAGGCGTTCGACGCGCTGTGGCCCGATGTCGAGAAGGTGATGCAGGCGGGCGTCGACATCTCCCGGTCGCGCTCGGCAGACGTGATCGCGGTGATGCTCCACGAGCATGAGGTGATTGTCGATTCGATCCGCGCCCAGGATCCCGAGCGCGCCGCGCTGGCGATGCGCTGGCACTTGGGGGAGGGGCGCCGCCGGCTCATGCCCTGA
- a CDS encoding response regulator transcription factor, translating to MQAATQAKQMERTGAEITASPRLTPTQMQVLRCVHSGLLNKQIAYELGMAEATVKVHMTAVMRKLNVRNRTQAAIAAGQFGWSHG from the coding sequence ATGCAAGCCGCGACTCAAGCAAAGCAGATGGAACGCACCGGCGCCGAAATCACGGCATCGCCGCGCCTCACCCCCACGCAGATGCAGGTGCTGCGCTGCGTTCATTCGGGCTTGCTCAACAAGCAGATCGCCTATGAGCTCGGCATGGCGGAGGCGACGGTGAAGGTCCACATGACCGCAGTGATGCGCAAGCTCAACGTCCGCAACCGCACCCAGGCCGCGATTGCCGCCGGCCAGTTCGGCTGGTCGCACGGCTGA
- a CDS encoding type II toxin-antitoxin system RelE/ParE family toxin yields the protein MSGRYTVYLTDGAETDLAEIHGWIAANRSSEQAEAFLDAMLAKVDSLEAFPDRGSVPVELDALGIREFRQLVAPPYRLIYRVIVDHVFVFLIADGRRDFQALLERRLLSA from the coding sequence ATGAGCGGACGCTATACCGTTTATCTCACCGACGGCGCCGAAACCGACCTGGCGGAGATCCATGGCTGGATCGCTGCCAACCGGTCGTCCGAACAGGCGGAGGCGTTTCTCGATGCGATGCTGGCGAAGGTGGATAGCCTTGAGGCGTTCCCAGACCGCGGCAGCGTACCCGTCGAACTCGATGCGCTGGGCATCCGCGAGTTTCGCCAATTGGTGGCACCACCCTATCGGCTGATCTACCGCGTGATCGTCGATCACGTCTTCGTGTTTCTCATCGCCGACGGACGACGCGATTTCCAGGCGCTGCTCGAGCGCCGCCTGCTCTCGGCCTGA
- a CDS encoding type II toxin-antitoxin system Phd/YefM family antitoxin, with amino-acid sequence MRYTEQVKPVSYLKANAADVLRGLAEGGAPLVITQNGEARAVLQDVASYQATQETLALLKLMALGTRDVEAGRVTPARDAIARLRKGSPNSAA; translated from the coding sequence ATGCGCTACACCGAACAGGTCAAGCCTGTCAGCTATTTGAAGGCCAATGCTGCGGACGTGTTGCGCGGGCTGGCCGAGGGCGGGGCACCGCTGGTGATCACCCAGAATGGCGAGGCGCGCGCCGTGCTGCAGGATGTGGCAAGCTATCAGGCGACGCAGGAAACGCTGGCGTTGCTCAAGCTGATGGCGCTGGGAACGCGCGATGTAGAGGCCGGCCGCGTCACCCCCGCGCGCGATGCGATCGCCCGGTTGCGCAAGGGCAGCCCCAACAGCGCAGCATGA
- a CDS encoding AAA family ATPase, translated as MHSDIDRISELADAGERMIERLRRKAFLPESRKGLHVRFGIAEAAQLLGCSTNRIRMAEDDGRLPPPPPSENGRRPGYTVEELLNMRQALGASPARAPLDVPAIIAVQNFKGGVGKSTVTTHLAHYFAVQGYRVLVVDCDSQATTTTLFGFNPHFNITREETLYPYLSIDPTQADLLYAVKKTPWPNVDLIPSNLELFDVEYELAAAGADGGSILATRFRKLKAGLNDLARDYDVVILDPPPALGTISLAVMQAANALLVPLAATTPDFCSTVQFLSMMDQVLHQLTEAGIDVQYDFVRLICSKFDGNDPSHAMVRQIMEQAFGPALLPVPILESAEISHAAMRMMTIYELDRPIGTARTHKRCKANLDEALGQVEALVRRNWGRVAPASEEDVVNEAA; from the coding sequence ATGCATTCAGATATCGACCGGATCAGCGAGCTTGCCGACGCCGGCGAGCGCATGATCGAACGATTGCGCCGCAAGGCGTTCCTACCCGAAAGCCGCAAGGGACTCCATGTTCGCTTCGGCATCGCCGAAGCGGCGCAACTGCTCGGCTGCTCCACCAACCGCATTCGCATGGCTGAGGACGATGGGCGCCTCCCTCCGCCTCCCCCGAGCGAGAACGGCCGGCGGCCGGGCTACACCGTGGAGGAACTGCTCAACATGCGGCAGGCGCTGGGAGCCTCCCCTGCCCGTGCGCCGCTTGACGTCCCGGCGATCATCGCGGTGCAGAATTTCAAGGGCGGCGTCGGCAAGTCAACGGTCACCACCCACCTCGCGCACTATTTCGCGGTGCAGGGCTATCGCGTGCTCGTGGTCGATTGCGACAGCCAGGCGACTACAACGACGCTGTTCGGCTTCAACCCGCATTTCAACATCACCCGCGAAGAGACGCTCTACCCCTATCTGTCGATCGACCCGACCCAGGCCGACCTGCTCTATGCGGTCAAGAAGACGCCCTGGCCCAATGTCGACCTGATCCCGTCGAACCTCGAGCTGTTCGACGTCGAGTATGAGCTCGCCGCCGCGGGTGCCGATGGCGGTTCGATCCTCGCCACGCGCTTCCGCAAGCTCAAGGCGGGTTTGAACGATCTTGCCCGCGACTATGACGTGGTGATCCTCGATCCGCCGCCCGCGCTCGGCACGATAAGCCTCGCGGTGATGCAGGCGGCCAACGCGCTGCTGGTGCCGCTGGCGGCGACGACGCCGGATTTCTGCTCCACCGTCCAGTTCCTCTCGATGATGGACCAGGTGCTCCACCAGCTGACCGAAGCAGGCATCGACGTACAATATGACTTCGTCCGGCTGATCTGCTCCAAGTTCGACGGCAACGATCCCAGCCATGCCATGGTCCGCCAGATCATGGAACAGGCCTTCGGGCCCGCGCTGCTGCCGGTGCCGATCCTCGAATCCGCCGAGATCAGCCACGCGGCGATGCGGATGATGACGATCTACGAGCTGGATCGCCCGATCGGCACCGCGCGCACCCACAAGCGGTGCAAGGCCAATCTCGACGAGGCGCTGGGCCAGGTCGAGGCGCTGGTCCGCCGCAACTGGGGCCGGGTCGCGCCGGCCAGCGAAGAGGATGTCGTCAATGAAGCGGCCTGA
- a CDS encoding ParB/RepB/Spo0J family partition protein produces MARTQKDYLADLLAEEAAAEAAAPATSAPAPLPPSSAELEPAPRLSRTRGTTLLGRESALARVASGEVRQVTQLLLDPSRVRIWPGNARVYADLNEENVRELIDSIVAENGQKVPAVVRRIEGDPDHDFEVIAGTRRHFAISWLRAHSYPDMQFVAQVAQLDDEAAFRLADLENRARKDVSDLERARNYAEALKAHYGNHLTRMAERLKLSKGWLSKMIKVAGIPDAVIAAFASPADVLLKPAYPLAQALDDKTAAKAILAEAKALCREQGDRRARGLAPIAAADVLRRLLAAPSGPQVADELYQWSMPSGRMALSVLSVNRQGVTVRLHAGSGASRDHLVNAFRDALDQLEREGRGLQP; encoded by the coding sequence GTGGCACGTACCCAGAAGGACTATCTCGCCGATCTGCTCGCCGAGGAAGCCGCGGCGGAAGCGGCCGCTCCGGCGACCTCCGCGCCTGCCCCCCTCCCCCCCTCTTCTGCCGAGCTGGAGCCGGCGCCCCGGCTTTCCCGCACACGCGGCACGACGCTGCTCGGCCGCGAGTCGGCGCTGGCGCGCGTGGCATCCGGCGAGGTGCGGCAGGTCACCCAGCTGCTGCTCGACCCGTCGCGCGTGCGGATCTGGCCGGGCAATGCCCGCGTCTATGCGGATCTCAACGAGGAGAATGTCCGCGAGCTGATCGACTCGATCGTCGCGGAGAACGGCCAGAAGGTCCCCGCCGTGGTCCGCCGGATCGAGGGCGACCCCGACCACGACTTCGAAGTGATCGCAGGCACGCGGCGGCATTTCGCCATCTCGTGGCTGCGCGCCCACAGCTATCCCGACATGCAGTTCGTGGCGCAGGTCGCCCAGCTCGACGACGAGGCCGCCTTCCGCCTTGCCGACCTTGAGAATCGCGCCCGCAAGGACGTGTCGGACCTCGAGCGCGCGCGCAACTATGCCGAGGCGCTCAAGGCGCATTACGGCAACCACCTCACCCGCATGGCCGAGCGGCTGAAGCTCTCCAAGGGCTGGCTGTCGAAGATGATCAAGGTGGCGGGTATTCCCGACGCGGTGATCGCCGCCTTCGCCTCCCCCGCCGACGTGCTGCTCAAGCCCGCCTATCCGCTCGCCCAGGCGCTGGACGATAAGACTGCAGCCAAGGCGATCCTCGCCGAGGCGAAGGCGCTTTGCCGCGAGCAGGGCGATCGCCGCGCGCGCGGGCTTGCGCCGATCGCCGCCGCCGATGTGTTGCGCCGGCTGCTCGCCGCACCGTCGGGTCCGCAGGTCGCCGACGAGCTGTACCAATGGTCGATGCCGAGCGGACGCATGGCGTTGAGCGTGCTGTCGGTGAACCGCCAGGGCGTGACCGTGCGCCTCCACGCCGGCTCGGGCGCCAGCCGCGATCATCTGGTCAACGCCTTCCGCGATGCGCTAGACCAGCTCGAGCGCGAAGGCCGCGGGCTTCAGCCATGA